The window aaaaaagtaaaatctaactaactaattaatgacCTAATAAATTAACTCACCTAACTAACAGCAGTCAACTCCCttttttcgatttaaaaaagtcaaaatcccttttatttaattaaatttaaaatgagtcgtatattttttattgtcccGGGTGTGGCCCTgtgtcagttttttttttttaaaaaaaaaaattcgataatttgcgacggtttgtgataaactgtcgctatttgcgacggattttcaaacaccgtcgctatttgcgacagATTTTGAAAAATCGGCGCTAAACGCGGGCCCCACACACGTGATGAATAATATAACGGctagtttaataaaaaaaaaataatatattcatctaTAAATATTCACATACTacacaaagtgaatatatttaatttaaagtaagAGTAAGATGAATGAGTGACAGCGAGACCTACAAATAATGagtgtgaatgttaaaatgaatgtggGATAATAGATGTGTTAATGTAATGTGTATGTGACATGTGGACCCTACAATTTTTTATGGCACCCACCAATGCGGATGCTCTAATACTATATCCAAACTTTACCTCAAACTTCACCTCAAATGTATAAAACTCGACCAAAATAAGAAAACATCGACTCAAAGGTGAAAACTCAACCTTAATATagaaaaatcactcaaaaaaaaaaagctcgaCCCAAATGTAAAAACTTCGACTCAAGTAttaaaaactcaactcaaatataatattaatataattatttatgtaaatattcaATCAAATATAACATAGTGTAGTGGTATAGTGTTCTGTTGGGTTTAGAAACTTtagtaatcttgattttgattttgatgataacaaaacttgttattgagTTTATAAGAAATTTACTCAAAGTTGCTAACTCAAAATGAAAGCTGAAACTCgaatttagccaaactgaaaATCTGACGAGCTGCAGTGTTTCGATGATATTACACAACTCAGTGATGCAAATGATTGGCcgtgaaaatcataacaaaaaacTCAATTTGGGACAAGttttatttcacgtcagtttAGCTAAATCGAATGTCATCTAGGCAAACTGATGGTAGAAAATCTAATTACCATCATTTTGGCGATCAGTTGTGGTGTTTTGGTCAGTCTAATCAGCTCGGTTATCCAAATGAAACGATTCAATATGCTTTACAAAGCTAAGACGATGATCCACAAATCATTTTCACAAATCAAAGTTTGAATCGGAGTTTAAAATGCTtataaatgacgatgaaactaCTAGTTCTGCACAGGCTGAAATCAAGAAGATTGATTTCAACAGACCTCATCAATTAGGTTCAGTCTAGCTAACGAGTCCAACTGAATGATCAGTCTAGCTGCCGAACCCAACTGACAGCGGACCTCAAAATTAGTTAGGCTCGAGAAAAATGACCAGCAAGACATAAATGAATGTTTCAATATTAGAAACAGTATATAAATTTTCTCAACGGTCGTATTCTTGCTTCAAACGTTCATATCATTGTTGTagacaataataaaatatcttgaatatcaaaaacAAGCTTTTGAAGGGATTCAAAGCATGACCAGACTGTATAAGGAAATTAGCTAAAATAAGAGCAAGCTCGAGTGTGAGGATACATATTGTAATGAAttaattcctcacacacaatcactcacacatatatgTGAGGGTTgagcttcaaagtttagttgagtgagtcttcacacaaagaaatcaaaaattatgtttgtagtctttgcataagAGACATGAAACttacatatcttttaaatgttttactaaaatGTTTAATCGATTTCTATAAAAGATTATTTCGAGCGTCTTTCGCTtagtttgaaaatcaaactcgatttaattaatcgttGTTCAATATTTTAAGAACCGAACTATTGTAATGATTATCTCTCAACGGATCCTATCATGTTATGTTGTGGAAAAAGCACTTAGGTTTGAATTTGATcaaaatattatgttatttttttattttattttgacaaataTGTATAAAGATCATCTTATCATTTTAAgtcataacttaaaataaaaaatgttactCCCACTAATCGAATATTTTAATGACCCGTGCCGATACTGTTTATATGTTTAATAGTTCTAGTTTAATATAATTGTTTTCCAgttcataaataatataataaaataaaaataatgcttcgaaataaaatatttggacACCCAAATTTCCCTATCAATAAGTGCAAgttttttgttaatattttagcAGGTAGCTGTATTTCTTAAAATTGCCAAAGCGGTACTCaactaataaattttaattatcaatatatgtcaatattttgattaaaccattatatatttaattaataagaaCCACTAAATTTTGACAAGAAGTTGGTGGAAATATTAATATgttcatttatatattttaaaagctTAATTTTGGTCTATTATTAATCTTTTTTCTagcttaattttaaaattttaatacttaTAAGTTCATTGGCAATATAATTTGTTAAATGCTATAATTataacatgatttttttaattaaattttggacTCGTTGCCTCCAAACTCAGAATCATTTGTTCAATAATAAACTTTTATGcgaaaatatttaattacacTAAAAGTATTTTTCTTAAGTAGTAAGTGTTCAATTTCATTGGTCTTTATTATATGCGGAAAATTAATAAACAAATCAATTACACACGCTAATAAGTGAAAAACACTACGGGTTTCATTTTCTTATAGAGTTTGTTTTCtcataaattaacaatttactcattaatttatttgtaaaaatgAAAACACGACAGGGAAAATGCGAAGGTACCACATACAATCGAGCTAGGGATGCAGATTCAAAATGTCTTGTATTATTATCAGGTGCAATTTTCCGTGGGAATTTGgtgtaaatatttataaatgaaccacttaaataaagaaaatataatacAGCGGGGTCGATTTcaagataaagataaatttatcATTTGACTTCTACTTTATTTGcctttaatttgtattttttcccGTATATTTATGCCGTGCTCTTATGGTCGATAGGTTATGGActgatattatattaaaaatgagaTTGAACCTTAATTCAACCCCAAAACTAGCTCAAGATGGAAAGATTATTCGAGTTCATGTATACAATTCTTAAAAACTAATGTTAGTTGTCTGACATCGGTTGAATGAAATCTCTttgagttgcatatatggacgtAGACAATTCCCCCTAGAGATAGTTTTTTAGGTTGAGTTAAGTTGGATAAAATCTATGAGAGATGTatatatggatttggacaaTCATCTCCCCTGCGCTagcttttgaggttgagttagcTCCgaatctcaatcttaacatggtatcagatgACAGGTTACACTATTATGTGTTGGACAGTCAATAGTTGGGTCACATGTGGTCTTGTAAACTTGATCCTCCAGATTTTCATTCTTGGGCGTGAAAGTTGTGTGTTAGTTATAGGTTGGATAAATATTATGTGAGTTGTACACATGAACTTAAACTGCAATCTTCTCTTGAGCTAGTtattggggttgagttaggttcaagtctcaattttaatatgattttaatgaacatattatattgttatgtattagactgcccataattgggtcatccatgatGTTGTAAATTTCAGGTTTTAGATATTCATTCTTGGACGTGACATAggttggataaaatacatgTGAGTTGCATATATGAACTTAAATAATTTCCCATTGATCTAATTTTTTATGTTGAGTTAATTAGTCTCAATCTTTAACACATATTAAGATAAAGCAAAATACCCTATTAAGATATACACATAATACGGGTAATCTTAATTATTAGGGTGACCGCGGTCTTGAACCCACAAACCCGAATTCCCACTGATTCACACgtctttttacattttttatttactataatctatatttataattttcatttacaTACTATCATAAAtactaaatattataaaaaaaattaattgaaatattaaatactaattattcaaaaaaaaatttactatcatcattatttattattataaatatatttgttattaaataataataattattaatatttataaaactaTTATTCTTTTATAAATAATCTTAATAATAAgtattgttattttatttatttatttattatttactattgatttatattattgttgttTGAATTACTAATATTCTATTTATTTGCATTGTTGTTGTTACTTTGTTATTATGAATGTTATAATTACCATCCAATAACACTCATAATAATAACTAACAAAAGATGCGCACGCgttgcatgtgttattattattttaatttgattaaataatactaaataattaaaatgaaattattttcaatttagaagagttatttgatttaaaagagaagttttgtttagatttttttatatgtaaaatatagaTTGACTTGAGGAGGTTTTTATTAGGGTAAAAAgggtaattatgaaattaaatattttggtgtcttcTAAGATAGTTACTCTATGGGtatcacacttaataatatatatatatatatatatatatatatataacagtaACAACAACAcaaataaggcaaaaacttgtgtaagacggtctcacgagtcgtatttgtgagacgaatatcttatttgagtcatccatgaaaaagaattactttttatactaagagtattactttttattgtgaatatgggtagggtcgactcgtctcacagattaagatccgtgagacggtctcacatgagacataCTCTAcaaataaacataatattaGGAATTTGGTCGTTAGTCATTTGAACTATTGGTTTGTGAGATATTATCGAAATACTTGATCACACCAGATTTTCTTTTTGACTTCATTAAATTTCTACTTGTCAAATATCCCAAGTTGGTATCTTGCAGCTATACACtcgagtaaatatgttagaaacataataataagttttattatcattaaaatcaagattaaTATCGTTTCTGGTCCCAACAATTGGGATAATTTGAATGGGTAAACTCAACCAATATGATGAGAATAATTTCCATGTCTATTGGAATAAGCATTCACATTGGAATGAATGCTCTCATTCCAAAATCTATACCAAGTAAAATACTATAATGTGGTTTAGAATATCCTTTGAACTCCCACACTATCCTACTAAACATACTCTAAGATCACAATTGCTACATTTATAAGATAGGAATAAAATCAACTTTTGaatgaaatcaaaataaaaataaaatgataggTCTATTTCATTTTAATGATTGATAACATAAGAAATAATAGCTACTcgttgataataataataatggaaaATTATGATCCGGCAAAATCTAAATAACTACATGATCCTTTGACTCGTGGCAGATTAGGATTAACCtaaatttaaatgttaaacCCCAACCTAAAATGCCGGCTAAGCTTAACAAACAGTCTCCAATCACTTCATATATATTatcttattatattatattatattatatttacaatttataaaattattttattgctgCGACCTACTCCCCATTGTTTCCATCAATATCCATTGACTCGTTCCAATCAAATTCAACCATCTGAAATCCCAAAACCACCACCAAGTCCAACCATCAAAAACCGGATAAAATGACCTCTTTAAGAAGGCTATTTTCGTGATTTCACGCATGGAGAGAGTGGTATCTACATTGCCGCCACTTTTCATGCAATATTTGTTTCACCCCTCGCCTATTTCCTCCACACAAGATAACAATAAAATCAAGTTTCCTCCAATCCTCATCgggagtgtgtgtgtgtgcttgGTGTTTTCCGATGAAGAGTCACGGCGGAGTGACCACCATCTCCGATCATTTGCTAAAACCCAAGAATCCAAAATCTCGAGAAGTGAGTTCGAAATTCCTCTCACCAAACTCCTTTACTACAACATCAACATCATCAGCTGAATATGGGATCCAATCTCCAAACATCATCCTTTCTCCGATAAAGGAAAAGCCCAGGTCATCCATCGACTCGAAAAGGCATAAGAGCCTCGAAAACTCGGGCTTTTTTCGCGGGCTTTGGCCCTCATCGTCGACCCTATCACCATCTGTGCCTCTGAAGCCGGATACTCTCGCGGACCACCTTGGAAATGAGAGACTCATAGATATCTCTGAGACcaaacaaaatcaaaatctAGAGTTTCTCAGTAGACAAAGAAGCTGCACGGGATTGAGCAGGTTTGAGAGTGGGAAAAAAGGTGCAGCAAAAGAAAACCATAGGCCTATTTTTGGCAGGTCGATGGGTATTACTGGGAAGTTTAAATTCCATGGAAAATCATTGAAATCTTCTGATTTACTTGATGATCAAAATGGGGGTCACATTGAACCTGGACGATTTTCCGTTGATGGGATTGCATTGCGTAATAAATCATTTGGTAGAGGAGTAGCATCAGACTCGGAATCGGAACACAGTGATTTATGTTCCGGTTCCAGTTTTGATACTCAGGCAACCGGAAAAAGATCTCAGGCATCATATATGGCTCCTACCATGAGTTCAAGAAAGCATGGGGTGGAAGATTCACCGAAATTGACGCATGATTTATCGTTAAGATCTAGAAGATGGAGTGCCGATTCTAGCAATTGTAATCCGAAGCCATTTTCACCAGATACCAACTCTCCGAAGATATTCACTCTAAAGAACTCGATGAAGAAGACTAGTTCTAAGTGCGCTGTGTCTCCAGGCCGATCGGGCTCTCCCACTGCAGCGAACATAACGAGTACAAAGCATCCCTCAAGTCCTTCTAGGGGAAAGGGATCAGGAGTCGGAAATATTCTAAGCATGGGGATTGAATTATTGAAAGGGAAGAAATCTAGTTCCAGTACACCGTTGTCACCTCTGGGGCCAGGCAGCTCGGCTGATATTTCTCATGAATTAAGGTTGTTGCATAATAGGTTAGTTCAATGGAGGTACACTAATGCCAAAGCTGAGTCCGTCACTGGAAATCTCATTAAATACGCCGAGGTATTCTCAAAATTTCATATAAAGTTTTGTGAGTAATTTTTAATAATGTAAGGtgaaaatgataattttgtttgcattgttttatttttatgtgattttgattttctatttttttataaaatttcaatctcaatatgttttttttccccaattttAGTCATATCTCCGATGTGAACTGATGTACAGTTAACCGAAAATTATGtaataaaaaatcgaaaaatacattactaaacttgaaatttaacaacataaaattttgaaataaaaaattacaaagaaaTAAACATACagtccaattttttttccttcaatttaACTCATCTATAACACAAAAGGTAAATAACATGGCTCCTGATGTCTTTAATGAtaaatttctaaattaaataatgaatgCTCTAATCTCTATATTTAGCGGCAATTAAATTTTGTAACAAAAGAGTAACAAAACCAAAGTCAAGCCAAGCCCAAAGAgcatgaaattatttatttatttattttttgggtGCAGAGAGACTTCCTATGCGCAAGGAATAGTATTGTTAAACTCCAACATTCTGTGGTACAAAAGAAACAGCAGCTGCAATCGGAGAAGCTGGAAATCAAATTGAATTCTATACTCTCCTCTCATGTAAAACTATTACATATATCATTATGCGAACGAAAGTTTAGGTACGTATGATTTggaaaattatatgtttaatatTGTTTCGTATCTTGTAAGAAGATGAAGGAGCTGGAGACGTGGGGAAATATGGAAAGACAGCACTTGTGTGCAGTTACTAGGACCAAGGACTATTTGCACGGTGTTGTCTGTAGGATACCCCTTGTAGACGGAGCAAAGGTAATAACCGTTCGTTCGATCACGCATGTTATCTGTatcaaaatttacaaaaaattaaagttataaatcattatattatcaTGTTATCCATATACATGGACATTCTTCTTCGTCTTGTCGAACAGCTAGTCGATAAGTGTGCTTACTGActtgaaaatttcaatttttgcaGGGTGAGAAACCATCAGTTTCCTTTGCCGTTCGACATGCGGATGATGTGGCAGCAGCTATCGACTTAAAGCTGACTACTTGCTCACCAATGGTATATTGTTCTAACCAGCAGTGGCGGAGTCAGGAATCCGATTCTACCTgagctagaattttaaaatctaaaatcttttaatattttaaattaatctacctggattaatatcaaatttatctaaaattatacaaaaatttgtatataaattttttaaaaaaattaagaccACCCGGGCTAAATCCCTGATGACAAGGACTGTGGCTCCGCTCGTGGTTCTTATaactataactttgattttaaGGATGATCTtggattttattatatttttcgcaagtattgaaatttaaataaatcttgaTGTTtcacataaaatataaattgtaCTAAATGACTAATGATTTCATGTCCTCCCCTAGATGGAGAAGACTGCAGGATTACTCGCTGAATTAGCAACGGTAGTCACACGAGAGAAGCTACTGTTAGAAGAATGCTTGGAGCTTTTCAGAATGATTTCTTCAATAGAGGTTAGAAATATATGTATGTCTTTCATCTTTTCATGGTTATATTggggggtgtgtgtgtgtgtatatatatattaaagaaaagaaagacaAATGCATCACCAAAATCGGAAAAACTACAAATTTGGTCTTTTGTGTTTATCTCTTTGCGATCTTGTTTATTTGTCTTGTCAAGTTTTAGTTTtagcatattatttattttttttgcaattttaacaattttttttatgtatcatCTTCtatagaaaaaattattaaaattatagaaataactatatcagattattcttaattttgatagtatagaaaactaaaattgcaaaaaaccAAACATCAAAcaccgaaaaaaaaaaaacaattttcccaCAAAAATGTGAACTCGAATTAATAAGTTATTATCGAAAAAATACATCAGCAATGGCATATGATCACACAATGAGAAAAGTTTAATGAAATGGAAAACAGAACTAGTTTTTTGACATTCTTTAACATGCATAATCGCATGTactgtttatttttttactggtttaattaattaaatgtatggtaataatttttttaaaaaagtaattgTTTGGTAATATTAATGGAATCAAACCGTCAAATCTTCTAAGTTCTCGGCCTTTTTCTTTCGAAGCACATGTTTTGAAGAAAAGTAGCTATTGACTATACAGCTTCTTCCACAAGTCCTACGTAGCCCATAACTGGACAAAAGTGTAATTTAAAAATGTGGTGATAAATTAAAGATTCTCGATCTTTGCCTTTgctcaatattttatttttgggtgtatttaaaatttatcacagttattattgaaattgaataaCTTGATAtataatgaatttgaaattcagtTATTTTTTTTCATCGAAACAGTCTGGTAAAATTGAAATTCACCGTAGGATCTAGCATACTGATTgcgactcaatttttcttcacTTCTACgtttaaattgaattttttggtTCAGATGCAAGAAAGGAGTTTGAAGAGCTGTATTATGCAATCTAAATCGATGGTCCAGCGCCATACCTTGTTGCCCACGTAGTTCTATCAGCCACACGCGGAACATATTGGTTCATTGAATATTTGGGAGAATAAATTgggcaaattttattttttaaaaaacgacTTTCTCCAGATgtatcattttctaaaaaaacatATCTGACCAAAGTTATTTTACTATTTATCtcattatttcattaattttactTTCAGAATGAGTCTAAATCTTTTGCCAtgcttattttatatattttattatattagtcGAGTATAATTCTTTTGTTGTCGtttatcttatatatatatatatatatatgataagctatattgattgaatatttatcatatttaaaaattttcagtgCCCAATAGATGAGACACAATATAgagaaattattataaaataatgtaaGAATCTATGAAATGTTTGTAAGTGTtcaaaaggttttttttttttttttcaaaattaaaagtatTAGAATATTTGGAAGCTctgagatttataaaatatttatggaaattgaaatgataatcCTGTAAGATGTCATATTTTGGAGTTTAATTATGTAATTTGATCATGTTTGGTTTGTATATAATAACttggatttttttcttttttgtgtcATAAGCCAATAAATAATCCATATTGCTTATTTGACACTGATGTTCTTCGACATAAGTTTTGTAGCGAGAATAAACATTtattacatgcattaaaataaatctaaacaaaaataaaaataaaatatgtcaaaacagtaattgatatttgaaattaggAGGAAAAACTTGTCGCTTCTATATATTTTTGTCTAGATAGATtttaatatgtataatataatatttattctcGTCACCTGAATCATGTAGGAGAACATCagtatcaaataaaaaatatttgacgaatttaataatttcatgtggaaaatgactaaaacaaaaaaaagctattgatgaaaataaaaaaattgataagttATAcgataaaacaaaaaacatgtcaactttatataacaaaaatgcaattttggcaaatatttatttataattgagTCTTGGACGGACAATAATACGCTAAATAATAAACTAGGAATCCGACTTGTCAAATCacaatttcatttatttatcttttaggacaaatcataattttcttttattgattAAAACCAATGGCATTCCCAAATTCTGCCACCACACCTGCTTTAATTATTAGACATACGTAACATCCAATTACACTTtgcccctttttttttttttgttattatttttaaattataatcaaaCAACTCATCATCTACTAACCTTTTTCTCGATAATTATTGTATTGTAAAGTTAGTATGCCAACGATCCAAACNtagtaagattttttttatgattataaaatatgaaaagttatcgaacgatattttataatataaaaaatgtaaataaataataatttaataaataaaacatgatcatttttcttttttgaattgAAAAACGAAATTATACATTATAATCAATTATGTGAGAGGTAATTTTggaatttaaaaaaagtttcaCTAAAAGTTAGTTaaatattgagttttttttaattaataatataattatttataatttgaattttatttcaaacctGAAATATATAGACATGTTATATTatgattgtttattttattattttaatattattcga of the Primulina huaijiensis isolate GDHJ02 chromosome 1, ASM1229523v2, whole genome shotgun sequence genome contains:
- the LOC140983607 gene encoding QWRF motif-containing protein 3; this translates as MKSHGGVTTISDHLLKPKNPKSREVSSKFLSPNSFTTTSTSSAEYGIQSPNIILSPIKEKPRSSIDSKRHKSLENSGFFRGLWPSSSTLSPSVPLKPDTLADHLGNERLIDISETKQNQNLEFLSRQRSCTGLSRFESGKKGAAKENHRPIFGRSMGITGKFKFHGKSLKSSDLLDDQNGGHIEPGRFSVDGIALRNKSFGRGVASDSESEHSDLCSGSSFDTQATGKRSQASYMAPTMSSRKHGVEDSPKLTHDLSLRSRRWSADSSNCNPKPFSPDTNSPKIFTLKNSMKKTSSKCAVSPGRSGSPTAANITSTKHPSSPSRGKGSGVGNILSMGIELLKGKKSSSSTPLSPLGPGSSADISHELRLLHNRLVQWRYTNAKAESVTGNLIKYAERDFLCARNSIVKLQHSVVQKKQQLQSEKLEIKLNSILSSHMKELETWGNMERQHLCAVTRTKDYLHGVVCRIPLVDGAKGEKPSVSFAVRHADDVAAAIDLKLTTCSPMMEKTAGLLAELATVVTREKLLLEECLELFRMISSIEMQERSLKSCIMQSKSMVQRHTLLPT